In Haliotis asinina isolate JCU_RB_2024 chromosome 15, JCU_Hal_asi_v2, whole genome shotgun sequence, one DNA window encodes the following:
- the LOC137264947 gene encoding uncharacterized protein: MPTTRSQTRKTYETGPHPHREPQPQPQPQPQPQPQTQPQIQPQPQPQSQLSKPFNVTGTYGTLLSELKLRSMIGSYMMFEQTDRYSRFAFWLLIVASILMGLASANLTTYIPVGDWWLPNIAKTIIGAVIATLCSFKAGSVFLIEKFEEKQRLFNQTGAKWQTLELKIRLFLDTADETLTRKEYKQFVEKCIKERGDICCLAKPERDIYEKYNTDSRHILDKYLDKLKVLAEIKTELDRLQNQKESSRKEP, translated from the coding sequence ATGCCCACAACCAGAAGTCAAACTCGGAAAACCTATGAGACAGGTCCGCACCCTCACCGGGAGCCTCAACCTCAACCTCAACCTCAACCTCAACCTCAACCTCAAACTCAACCTCAGATTCAGCCCCAGCCTCAGCCTCAGTCCCAGCTCTCAAAGCCATTCAATGTCACTGGAACTTATGGCACGCTCCTGTCCGAGTTAAAACTTCGCAGCATGATAGGATCCTATATGATGTTcgaacagacagacaggtacAGCCGATTTGCGTTTTGGCTGCTCATAGTAGCCAGTATACTTATGGGCCTGGCGTCGGCAAATCTAACCACGTATATCCCCGTGGGTGACTGGTGGCTCCCTAACATAGCGAAGACAATCATAGGAGCAGTCATTGCCACGCTTTGCTCTTTCAAAGCTGGCAGCGTCTTCCTAATTGAGAAGTTTGAGGAGAAGCAAAGGCTCTTCAACCAGACAGGCGCAAAATGGCAGACACTTGAACTGAAGATCCGCCTGTTCCTTGACACAGCGGACGAAACACTCACCAGAAAAGAGTACAAACAGTTCGTAGAGAAATGTATTAAAGAACGGGGAGACATATGCTGCCTCGCAAAACCAGAGCGAGACATCTACGAAAAATACAATACAGACTCCAGACACATTTTGGACAAATACCTGGACAAGCTAAAGGTCCTCGCAGAAATTAAGACTGAACTCGACAGGCTGCAGAACCAGAAAGAATCATCCCGGAAAGAGCCATGA
- the LOC137264948 gene encoding uncharacterized protein — MVSNRRTAKIKMLNGLKTRSFMASKMMYEQSTRYSNYAFWAVIVTSVLMGVAAANLCDYLPVGDGQNRWVSASKMLIGVVSGFALSFQTGKIFLIDYFDTKQKLYNETASGWQKLELDIELFLNCIEEATTDKDIKDFTTTCIKERNDICCKSKPEEDIYRKYHNNPDLVIEKYQRKTAVIASVQEQLGRKRKAKAEHKEDWKSCLNRHSSGLKK; from the exons ATGGTGTCAAACAGAAGAACCGCGAAAATCAAGATGTTAAATGGCCTGAAAACTCGAAGTTTCATGGCCTCTAAAATGATGTACGAACAGTCAACCAGATACAGTAACTATGCTTTTTGGGCAGTGATTGTAACTAGTGTTCTTATGGGTGTAGCTGCTGCTAACCTATGTGATTATCTCCCCGTGGGTGATGGTCAGAACAGATGGGTTTCAGCATCTAAGATGCTCATCGGAGTGGTCTCGGGATTTGCACTTTCCTTTCAAACAGGCAAAATCTTTCTCATTGATTACTTTGACACGAAACAAAAACTCTATAACGAGACAGCATCAGGTTGGCAAAAACTGGAACTGGACATTGAATTATTCCTAAATTGTATCGAGGAGGCGACCACAGACAAAGATATCAAGGActttacaactacatgtataaaAGAACGGAATGATATATGCTGCAAGTCTAAACCAGAAGAAGATATTTATCGGAAATATCACAATAACCCCGATCTAGTGATCGAGAAGTATCAGAGGAAAACCGCTGTTATTGCGTCTGTTCAAGAACAGCTTGGTCGGAAGAGGAAAGCAAAAGCAGAACATAAAGAAGAT TGGAagagctgtctaaaccggcactcatcaggactgaagaaataa
- the LOC137265508 gene encoding uncharacterized protein yields the protein MAPDGRTANIKMLNELKIRSFMASKMMYEQSTRYSNYAFWAVMVASTLMGVAAANLCDYLPVGDGQDKWVSASKMLIGVVSGFALSFQTGRIFLIDYFEKKQTIYNETASSWQKLEFDIELFLNSIEVTTTDNDIREFTSECIKQRDDICSKSKPEEDIYQKYHNYPDLVIEKYQRKRTVIAYILQKIEQEEEREEHQEEDQQDDPDLLCWSCLPFGAFFCILYSPVNFLMKHVNDTRCNYHRKHFI from the coding sequence ATGGCGCCAGACGGAAGGACTGCGAATATCAAGATGTTGAATGAACTGAAAATTCGAAGTTTCATGGCCTCTAAAATGATGTACGAACAGTCAACCAGATATAGTAACTATGCTTTTTGGGCAGTGATGGTAGCTAGTACTCTTATGGGTGTAGCTGCTGCTAACTTATGTGATTATCTCCCCGTGGGTGATGGTCAGGACAAATGGGTTTCAGCATCTAAGATGCTCATCGGTGTGGTCTCGGGATTTGCACTTTCCTTTCAAACAGGCAGAATCTTTCTCATTGATTactttgaaaagaaacaaacaatatataacgAGACAGCATCAAGTTGGCAAAAACTGGAATTCGAtatagaattatttttaaactcTATCGAGGTCACAACCACAGACAACGATATCAGAGAATTTACAAGTGAGTGTATAAAACAGCGAGATGACATATGTTCCAAGTCCAAACCAGAGGAAGATATTTATCAGAAATATCATAATTACCCCGATTTAGTGATCGAGAAGTATCAAAGAAAACGCACTGTCATTGCGTACATTCTACAAAAAATTGAACAGGAGGAAGAAAGAGAAGAACATCAAGAAGAAGACCAACAAGATGACCCTGACTTGCTTTGTTGGTCGTGTCTTCCATTTGGTgcatttttttgtattttgtacagTCCGGTCAATTTTCTAATGAAGCATGTCAACGATACTCGATGCAATTACCACCgtaaacatttcatttaa